The Xiphophorus hellerii strain 12219 chromosome 7, Xiphophorus_hellerii-4.1, whole genome shotgun sequence nucleotide sequence GGTCTGACTGAAAACATTAATCTTCCTTAAAGGTTTTCACAATTGTTGGCAGTATGTTGTGCTTATGATGTTTCTATATTTTCgtgatgtaaagcattttaaaagtaccttgctgctgaaatgtgctaaacaaataaccttgattgattgattgattgattgaaactGTTGATTTGATGGGAATTGCAGGTGAAAGCAGTCCATTttacatttgttcatttttgggaaaagcattgtttttttcctgcagttaaagtattttcattttgcgataaatgataaatcaattaatcgtacgataaattaaaactatcaacctaattttaattatcggcattatcgtctcttccagcctttttctctttctgttaatgacactgaatgaaaaaaggctaaactccggtgctctccatagactcccccttcctcatttcctcagtgtaaagcccagcgcacactgcacaatcttagagctgtcggccgattgtcggcccatttttaaaacctgacagaccacacattagccgacagaaatcctaggtataacggttccatcgggttcgttcctgctgtgtggtgtccaacaatgggcacaaaataatggctacaagtccagtgaactaattttaaaaccaggcattaatcaatctacctgcaatgcatgtggctagtgtcagttctgacgaatgaaaatcattataacctatttacgtcacgttaacgaagaacagctgaaaagttaccgggtttatcaactgcggtagcaatttcgctccaactcctccccttgtcatttctatattctttgcatgttgaataaacattaatgttgtttccacatatcatctccaatgtccgctggacttcgggttgcgccgtgtcagctgtttgggattcccctccgtaatttcccctcagaaagcccggaggagaatccacgctttctgattggctacctgttacattcaacaggctgcgttaagctcccagtcggggaaaaaccctgatttagatcggagcggcaacgacgatctaccgtaacacaccacacaatacaggatgatcggttacgaaatcgcaagcaacaatcttagaaagatcaacgttctaagattgtcctaagaggaaaaataggagcaaaaaatcatgtagtgtgaattattgcatcaggtagtcgatgtgcccatcttctctatttaaatctaattattactgaagggcagcataatatacagacttcatcaTCTGcacttttggttgaatgcagtatttatttccactttggctttatgttgtttagtttttattcaagtacattttttattaatggagactgagaatccattttatttttgtttttggtttttttgtttattttgtttatcagttccagtgtttagtattcttttgaaaataaagtgtatctatctttggcaggaaatcgcatggattattacgtaatttccattaaatcagtgtaaaaaggtcttcaaacaatattatcgtttatcgcaataatttttgagacaattaatcgttcagcaaaatttgctatcgtgacaggcctaaacaCGTCAatcttaaattattaaaacacaaatcataTATCACCTCTAAGTCACTTTCTCAACCTAACTTGCTCTCATACTGCTACGCTACGCTCATCACTCTGGTGCTTTCATAAAATActaaaagatgacaaaaaggCTTCTACATCCAACCTTGAAGTGTTTTGAGAAAAGAGCTACTGAGGATGTTTCCCAACTGtttgttgaatttctttaaactgAGGctgatttgttgctttttgcaATCTTACTATATAtctgttgttatttttgtctaatgTTAAAACATGAAGGGAAGATTTATTTGACCAGATCAGCACATTTAAAAGGAaagtattgtgtattttccagccatGTTGTCCCATTTCATAACTATGTTGTCTTCAGTTCTTGACttaaaaatttgactttaaaaatgtactgtTATTGAACTCCTTGAAATGGggcctctgcctctttaagaaagtccgccctgaggaagtcatcacaacatggctcctctattaaccctttaacaatgtttttaccatctTTTCATTGAGAAGTACTGTAGCTCCTGTactgagctcagcagatgctgggttccaccaggtgtttgctaattgctgctggctagtctgaaggagctgagtgggggagagCTGCtatgtgaggtggaagcttggaaactgcagctctgaggagagGCTTGgtccttgaaggcggagctaggtccaaccagacGTTTACCACagatgaatggttgccatgggagattagaGGATTTCTCCAATATGCTTGAAAAGATCAAATCAACACTCCAGgtctgtttttgatgagggagtaacattatgacatgagatacagctcaaaaaagtcgatttcaCAGAGTACCGCCCATGTAACTATTAGCTGGAGTATGTCTGTATTTGAGTATATCCATACATTAGCCTAGGTATAATAAAAGGAAACCTGcaacaaatttaaacaattgCATATTGCAATAAACCCATAAACTTGTGTGTTGTATCATTTTTCCACTCAGAGTGAAAGAACAGCTCAAATAAAAGCTTGACAGCTCAAACTCCAAATGGCCGTCATGCCCATGGTCAGTGGATGCTAACGTCTGTTTCTGCTAGCGGCGACTTCTTCAGCCGTCACTTACTGACTCAGCACAGGTGCTTAATCACAGGGCTACTCATGGTTATGAAATTAATTTTGGAAGTCAATTTAagcttattttgttttctcttggCAAATAGGACAACAGCAGTGGGTGTTAACTGTAATGAACGATACGATAAACCAAACAGAGAAGGCCCAAAGATGTTGAAAAAAGATACATGGAAGGTAGCAATATGTTGATGGACATAGAGTAATATCTACAGTATGTGCAATATGTTCCCCTGTCATTAGGGCCTGAAGGGGAGGTAATGTACTATTACTGGACTGTAAATGTTGCGTCATGCTCTCACCAGCAGCCGCCTCCTGTTCTCAAAGTAGTCCAGGAAGGAGGCCAGGGCGCCCTTGAGAGGGGGCGTTGGCTTCTTTGTGGGTTTCGGGTATTCCTGCTTTTCTGGGTACTTTGTCAGCTTCCTTACATTTTTCCTCTTCTCCTCTTTCCGGGgtttctctcctctcctgtcaggtttcttgatgtttttaatgccattctttctcttcttcttaTCGTGtttacttttgacttttttggtCGGACTGGCATCCGGGACAGATTCCGTCTCCTCTGGGTCGCTCGGAATCGGCTGGCCGGGTTCGTAGTTGTCCTCGTAGTCTTTAGGTGGCACCTGTAGACGGAATCATGCTGTTACCATGACGATAACCATAACGATAATTTACCCAGGTTGAGGTTGAAAAATCAAAAGTCAGGCCAGAACTTGAGCAAACCATGGATAGTGACGATAGCCAACGTAGCGGATCAAGTAGATCTGATCACGTTCTATTTATTCACATTACCTTAATGGTCTGAATATGTCCTCGGTAACTTTAAAAGGCTGCCTACGGTCAGTGGGTGACCCAGTGGAAGCAGCTGAGGAAACTGGGATGTTTATCAATTGGCAAATCTCAATCCAATCACGCATCTGTGGGATTCTCTGGTCAAACAAGTTGAATCCAAGGAAGGATTTGCTCCAAAACCACCTTCAGGGGTTTAGTGGAGGTTATACCGCAACAGGTCAGAGTCGTTTTGCTAGTATAAGCTGCATCAACTCACTGTTAAGCAGATGGTTGTAATGTTATGCTCAATTGATTGCTGAAAAGCTGCATATAAATTTGCAGCAGACTGCCTTGTTCCATGGAAAACAGGCTCATTTTGGCTCTTTGGGCTCAAATTCTttccataaaatacaaaatagctTCTTTGAATGAAGAAAGGGAGAGTCTTTTTGTACGTATGTCTATATTTGAGCATATATTTATGTCCGTATATCTACAGTATGTAATAGAAAAAACccacaacaaattaaaacaatcacATATAGCAATAAATCTATGCACATGTGTGTTGTATCATTTTTCCATGATGGAATGGAATTGGATGCTAACGTCTGTTTCTACTACCATCACTTACTGACTCAACACAGGTACTTAATCACATGgttattaaattagttttggAAGTGAATTTaagcttattttgttttgacaaaaagGCCAACAACAGTTTCTCGTTTTTGTGCTACatcagaggttttttttatgacagcACAAACCTGACAAACTACCGAAGCGAATTGCTATCatgcaggaaaaacaaatttcaagCGCTATCACGTTATaacgtgatacgtatcttgttaaaacgtgATAGAGCtcgaaaaaaaaacaatttctgcgTGATAGCAATGCGTTTCCGTAGACAAACAGAGACTACTACACTGTTAGAAGTCTATTTGAAttgatagaaaataaattaaagcaatgTGTATCAccattgtttttagaaaatacaaacacGAGTTTTGCGCATGTTTAATAACTATCTCCATAATgtatacaccgtgttccaaattattatgcaaattggattaaagtgtcataaagataaatttttttgttgtgctattaagtttatagatggtattgtgtgtcaagGCTCTTTAAATCACtctaattaatttcagagagctggttgattagtttgtctggtgaggtctattaaaggaaatctacttaagaaggatgttccacattattaagcaggccacaggtttcaagcaatatgggaaagagaaagaatctctctgctgatgaaaattatcagatagtgtagtgccgaataacaaggtatgaaaacattagatatttaacaaaactgaagcgttatcgttctgtgaagagatttgtggctgattcagaacaaagatgggtttgtacagataaaggcaaaatgaggaaggtttctgttagacaaattcatcagattaagagagcagctgttaaaatgctcttacaaagcagcaaacagttatttgaagctgctggagcctctggaacctcaaggtggaggatcctccagaggcttaggtgcatgaacctactattgggcccctaaccagagctcacaagcagaaacggtctcAGTGGGCCCAgacgtacatgaagattaattttcaaacagacttgttcactgatgaccgctgtgcaaccctggatggtcctgatggacgcagtagtggattggtggtagATGGCCACCACATCCGATTTTAACACgactgtgacgtcagcaaggaggtggtggagtcattttatgggctgaaatcatgaggagagaatcattggtcggccccttcagagtccctgaaggtgtgaaaatgacctcagcaaagtagatggactttctgactgatcactttctttcatggttcagaAAGAAGAGCtgaaccttcagtagcaaaatcatcttcatcatgacaatgcaccatctcatgctgcaaggaataccactgtgtcattggctgctatgggcataaaagggcagaaactcatggtgtggtcaccatcctcctctgacctctgacctcaaccctattgagaacctttggagtttcctcaagcagaagatcagagggtggaatgcagttcatatcaaaacagaagctctgggaaggttttctgacatcctgcaaagaaattcaagcagaaactttccacaaactcacaagttcaatggatcaagaattgtgctgtgatatcaaagaaggttctatgttaacatgttacttggtctgttaagatgtttttgattgaaataacttttgattttagtacatgtgaccacttaatgctgcacattcaaagaatgaccgtttgcagttctttataatccataaaatgtttagaaaatctgctgtgcataataatttggaataattttgagttttttatttttgaaaaaactaCTGTTcgcatggggagctttgttcagtaaaatttgatttatactgtaatagttcatgacttgaaaattatactgaccatcatttgcattgaccatttaagaaaatctgagaaaatatcacttgcataataatttctAATACGGTGTAAAGATAGAAAGAAAACTGCAGTTAATGGTTCAAGTGCCTGGATGAACAGAGGGGTAAAAGGACAAACTTGTAACTCTTAGTACAAAATGAGATTACGAACCCGAAGAGAGGCGTAAGGAACACGGGACAATTAAACTGTTGCTAACAGTTAGCAACGGCAGCGTTACCTTCTCTGCCTCGTTCTTCTTGGCGGACTTCGTCTTGGTGGGTTTGTGTGAAACAGGCACCAGCTTGTGGCCGTGAGAGTCTCTGTTGTCCTTGTCGGTGCGATTGTCTCCGGTCGGGGTGGTTTTAGCCGGGTACCTCTCGCTGTGGTTGTCATCGTAAGGAACAGCTGTTGTTCTGGAAGGCGGGAGCCACATGGCTGTAGTCTGGGCTCTGGTCGGTCTCTGGGTGGTGGTGGGTCTTCTCGTGGTGGTGGTGGTTCTCCTGGTTGTAGCTTTGGtcgtggtggtggtggtggtagtTGTGGGTCTGGTCGTGGTTGGTGTTGGTGCTGTCATGGGCcgtgtggtggtggtggtggtggtggtcgTAGCAGCTGTGGTTGAGACCCTTGTGGGCTTTCTGGGGAACTTCTTCATTGGTTTTCTCTCTACAGGAGGATCAGGAGCTATTCGACAGATAAACCGATCAGCTTTAGTATTCACTGTACACATTTCATGTgtgaaaagttgcaaaaattgtaaacattttcaaacatgtaaaaaaagttgtaaaaatattctaaaaaaaacccaaaaacaatattgtattaaaatatttacccaATGATGATCatgtaaaaagaaagtttttgagttctttgaaaaatgtattaaaaacagaaaaaaatatttaatttacataaacattcaCAGCCTTTGCTTAACACCTCGGTGAAGCTCAAAATGAAGCTCTTTCCACTGATCTTCCCGGAGACGTTTCTACAGCTTAGAGCAGGTATggaacttttacaaaaatagatttttttacgCATTTCTTAAAACTGTTACCATGCGATGACTGTGTGGtatgaaatgtgaaaagagCAAGAGCTCCTCCATATCCTCCCAGTGCTAATATAGTCATCTGAAGACATACACCGCTCtcggtcaaaaacaaccaatcagagtcaggagaaGGGTCTTAATACTGCCAATCAGGCTCGTTTATGCACTGCTCACCGTCATCGGTGACAATAATAACTAGGTCTTAGTGAGGGCGGTGACCAGGAGCCCAATGGTCACTTTGTCGGAGCTCCGTCATTCCTCTGTGAAGAGAGGAGAACCTTCCAGAAGGACAACCATCTCTGCAGCAGTCCACCAATCAGGTCTGGACGGTAGAGCGGCTCATGGCTCTACCTGGTGTTTGCCAAAAGACAAATCCTCACAGATCCTCCATCATACTTCACAGCAGGTAAATGCTTTTCCACACATTCTTCCTTGGTCTTACACCAATTCAGCCTGGTCGTTTACTAAAAACCAGAAATGTTGGTCTCATCTGATCAGCAAAActttgcacatttgtaatgcTGGGACATGAAACTCTTCTGGCATACCTCCCAAACGAGCGTTGGCATATTTTTGGTGACCCAAACATGCCAATATTTGTTGCAGCTGtggaattgtttttttaatgaccttAGAGCGATTCAGTTGTTGTAACCCTTCTAATACGAGTCAGACTGCAGATACGGTCATGTTTAGACGAGAACCCCCAGATCTGGTCACCTAATGCAGGATCTTTTGGATTGGCTTGTGAAAGCTTAATCTTGAAGACTAAGAAGTCTAAAAAGTGTGGACTTGCCTGTCTGTGTGACGTCCTCCACCTGACCCTCCACACCTGCTGCTTTGCACTTCTGGACAAAGCCCTTCTGACGTAGCTTCTCCACCTTCCTCATGGGCGACTGGTCAATGACCTCATACACGGCCTCCAGTCTCACCGGGTAGGGGTACTTCTCCTCCACCTGCAGGGTTTTCTTCAGTAGCACCATTCCAAACTTACCTGCAGGTCAAAGAAAAGTAGAATAAAGTAAAGAGGAAATGTGTGGCCCTCATTGATATTTCCTGTTTACTCTCACCACCCTAAATATCACTGACTACAAAACAGTGTCTGCATAAAGCACTTATTAAGCAGTAACCATGTGTTTTAATCTAATTGacccattgaccataaaattgcatggattggaaatgtgaaaataaaatagcaaaaataatggaaacaccccaattaaaaacaacagcaacaaaacacacgtCTTTTGATTaggtgggtttttttcagtCGTGCacaaaaactgcaatggaaacactttttagatggagaaaaaaagaactaaatttCCGCCAAAAAAGATCCCTCTTTTAAGCTAGTAAAGTCCTAAATTAGCtagaaaaaaagtggaaatttctgactttCAAAAGTCGGAATTTGCTAGGGGGGGAAAATTCGCcgaaatatttagattattcGAAAGTCTTCGACTTTTGAATAACTTTTACGAAGtgtccaagttttttctaggaAACTTTCTCAGATTTATCTCAAAtttctgaggattttttttttcgcaAATCTTCCACTTTTGGAGCAGAGAACTTTCCTTgccttttctagaaaatgttagACAAGAGccatataaaaaaatgtacatgaaATTCTGGGGGAAGTTTATTCCCCACTTTTTTCTACCTACAAGTGGCCATCGTATTGTATAAAATATGCTTTTGAACTCCGTGGTTGTACCGTGAAAATAATGTTATAAAGTTCCAGCGACACAAATAGGCTACTTTCTCCGGGCATTGCACATCTGTAAAGTCAACACTTCCAGGTGCTGCATCGACCTTTCACACCTTACCCTTCTCCAGTTTGAGGAAGCTCATGAGCCTGGGGACGAGCGCCGTGTCCAGCGGCTCCTGCAGGACCTTCCCCTCGGCGGTGATCCTCCTCACCTTGCCCCCCACCTCGCCCTCCTGATGGAACATCACGATCTGGTGGACGTGCCTCTCGGCCAGCTCGCAGTAGACGTCCGCCTTCAGCAGAGACATCATGAGCCGGTAGTAGCCGTCGGACTCGTGGGGCGCTGAGATCACCAGAACCCGGTTCTTCCCCGCGAAGCTCGCCAGCAGGTTGGGTGACGCCGCCCTGTTGGGCATCCTGGAGATCCTGGCCCTCGCTCCCGGAGTGCCCTCATCCTGCAGCATGTCCGACCGCTGCGGCAAGCCGATCTGCCCGGAGCCCCCTCTCCGTGGCGACAACCCCCCACCTCCCGCTCTTCTGTCCTTCGACGCCCATGTCCTGACGGGAACTCGGGCCCCCTCATCAGACTGTACGTTTGCGCCACCCGTTGAGCTCTGTGAAGTGATCGCGGATCCAAATTCCGGGCGCAGACGCCCGACGAAGCCCCCCTTGTCGGTTGCGCGCTGCTGGGCACGTCCCGTCTTTACGCGTCGGCGGAGAGGCACTCTCTTCAGATGAGTTTGTTTGTCGCCTTCGGTCCAGGTGATCAAATAAATCAGAGCCAAACTGACACAAACAAACGCCCTCATTGTGGATCCTTCGAGTAAAACAAACCCACccaaaaggggggaaaaagggagaagaagaagaaaaagatccCGCAGCGGAGCTTCGGTGATGTTCAGTAGTTTCCTCACAACATTTGGTGTCTTATTAACTCCAGATGAAGACAGACAGAGGACAGGACGCGCAGTTGTTCAGAGGGATCGCTTTCAGAGCGTGCCCTCCGCTGCGGGAGGAAACCGAACCGCACGAAAACAGGCCGAACGGGCTGTGCGTAAACTTTAAATCCACCAGTTCATCCCAGAAACACGCGGGGTCCCACTGATAACAGGGGAAATGTCGCCAAACAACTCATAGCCAAAGAAGAAAGCTGCTCAACCCTCCGAGAGAGACGTTTTAGACGTCGATTAAATGCCGAACTTCTCCCTAATCCTCCGGCATTGTCTGTttccacagagagagagagagaaaaacttcCTGATGAATGAAGGAGAGAAAGAATTCCAGTTTGAGGCTTtccagaaaaagagagagagagactgcaCAGGGAAAACTCGGCTCTACCTCTTTCAAGGTCCTCCTCTGGCAGCTGGGAGCAGTGGAGCCTTGTCCACACAAACCTCAGCCTCCGGACTGTTGGCAATGCGCAGTCAGGAGGAGCTGGCCCAGGACGCGCAGCTGCCACTTCACTCTACAAACACACTCCTTTCTTCCcccaaatgtaaaacagagCCGTCTTCCTGTACggtttaaagggacagtattatgtaaaatcaacttttaaaaaatcgtTTACGTGGTATCATAATGTTATACACTCATCACAAATCTACCTGCAGTGTTGCTTCGATTctttcttgca carries:
- the ccdc80 gene encoding coiled-coil domain-containing protein 80; this encodes MRAFVCVSLALIYLITWTEGDKQTHLKRVPLRRRVKTGRAQQRATDKGGFVGRLRPEFGSAITSQSSTGGANVQSDEGARVPVRTWASKDRRAGGGGLSPRRGGSGQIGLPQRSDMLQDEGTPGARARISRMPNRAASPNLLASFAGKNRVLVISAPHESDGYYRLMMSLLKADVYCELAERHVHQIVMFHQEGEVGGKVRRITAEGKVLQEPLDTALVPRLMSFLKLEKGKFGMVLLKKTLQVEEKYPYPVRLEAVYEVIDQSPMRKVEKLRQKGFVQKCKAAGVEGQVEDVTQTAPDPPVERKPMKKFPRKPTRVSTTAATTTTTTTTTRPMTAPTPTTTRPTTTTTTTTTKATTRRTTTTTRRPTTTQRPTRAQTTAMWLPPSRTTAVPYDDNHSERYPAKTTPTGDNRTDKDNRDSHGHKLVPVSHKPTKTKSAKKNEAEKVPPKDYEDNYEPGQPIPSDPEETESVPDASPTKKVKSKHDKKKRKNGIKNIKKPDRRGEKPRKEEKRKNVRKLTKYPEKQEYPKPTKKPTPPLKGALASFLDYFENRRRLLLITSPSEENRMYVQQRDEYLESVCEMAIRKVSIITIFGSLTNSTMKIDHYQIENDKPMKGLRQEDLVNQELITELRKEFGMTYDEFYMVLTDTDMRVKQSYEVPIAMKAVFDYIDTFSSRIREMEQQKRDGVVCKKEDKPRSLENFLSRFRWRRRLFIISAPSDEEWSYQQQLYALSSQACNLGLRHIAILKLVGTELPDMGGVLELYPINGSATVEREGLSATLVKDMRNYFQISPEYFSMLLVGKDGNVKSWYPSPMWSMAIIYDLVDSMQLRRQEMAIQQSLGMRCPEDEYGGYGYHQHGYEHGYQEGYHQGYGY